From Paenibacillus sp. PK3_47, the proteins below share one genomic window:
- a CDS encoding LacI family DNA-binding transcriptional regulator, producing the protein MGKKRVTSHDVAKLAGVSRSVVSAVLNNTPGIGVSVETRETVLAAIQELNYHVDAQARSMKTGRSMTLAAYGDTRHPLFMRLLEGMQRECEARGYHILLCSPGHRQTGEGRDELLGLYHQRKIDGIVTLDSTSYRNEEWAAKVKESGVPYVSVEGYAGTGGIFSVLADYKGSVEMALDYLYAGKTSITEAPVYADVFHHSTAGQAIWAEENRKNAYTEWCLKHGMQPVISRHEEREGRVDWLEWLRDLQSDGGTLPPVLVNWSSAVPDLYRAAHRLGLRIGDQLRIMAADNTIQGHRLSLPSLSCVEIPYVGMGEEAVRCVLNQLEQGPGTERPAKLWLPAILRPGESA; encoded by the coding sequence ATGGGCAAAAAAAGAGTGACCAGCCACGATGTGGCGAAGCTGGCCGGGGTATCCCGGAGCGTAGTATCTGCTGTGCTGAACAATACTCCGGGAATCGGAGTCAGCGTGGAGACACGCGAAACGGTGCTGGCGGCGATCCAGGAGCTTAATTATCATGTGGATGCCCAGGCGCGCAGCATGAAGACAGGCCGCAGCATGACACTTGCAGCTTACGGCGACACCCGCCATCCGCTGTTCATGCGGCTGCTTGAGGGGATGCAGCGGGAATGTGAGGCAAGAGGCTATCATATTCTGCTCTGCTCCCCGGGACACAGGCAAACCGGTGAAGGGCGGGATGAGCTGCTGGGCCTGTACCATCAGCGGAAGATTGACGGTATTGTTACCCTGGACAGCACGAGCTACCGCAATGAAGAATGGGCGGCCAAAGTTAAAGAATCCGGCGTACCTTATGTCTCCGTGGAGGGCTACGCCGGGACCGGAGGCATCTTTTCTGTGCTCGCCGATTACAAGGGCAGTGTAGAAATGGCGCTGGACTATTTGTATGCTGGAAAGACATCCATTACTGAAGCTCCGGTATATGCTGATGTGTTTCATCACTCAACAGCAGGGCAGGCAATCTGGGCAGAAGAGAACCGCAAAAATGCATATACAGAATGGTGTCTGAAGCATGGGATGCAGCCTGTAATCTCACGTCATGAAGAAAGAGAAGGGCGGGTAGATTGGCTCGAATGGCTGAGGGATCTGCAAAGTGACGGAGGCACGCTGCCCCCTGTACTGGTTAACTGGTCCAGTGCTGTGCCGGATTTATACCGGGCAGCTCACCGGTTAGGCCTGCGCATAGGTGATCAGCTGCGGATTATGGCTGCGGACAACACCATTCAGGGACACCGCCTGAGTCTGCCTTCCTTGAGCTGTGTAGAAATCCCCTATGTTGGCATGGGTGAAGAGGCTGTACGCTGTGTACTCAACCAGCTGGAGCAGGGTCCGGGAACGGAAAGGCCGGCCAAGCTGTGGCTGCCGGCGATTCTGCGGCCGGGGGAAAGCGCGTAA
- a CDS encoding cyclase family protein — MTKYVEMGYPIYEGMPVYPGLPEVTLEPKERLDKGDDWNGSVLSIYLHAGTHVDAPWHHLNNGKGIDAIPIEDFIYRKPLLIDCPLGPGGFITVEMLEEYEGLDEADILIFNTGYWKFRDTDFETYANNSPAVSPEAAVYIRTKLPNCKAVAIDTLSIENLQDAKGNGYFVHHAFLDHEKYAEPTMLIYEDINPAPLEGKKLISAFTAPLRIKNRDASIVNVIVEVEE; from the coding sequence ATGACAAAATACGTAGAAATGGGTTACCCAATTTACGAAGGAATGCCTGTGTATCCCGGACTCCCAGAAGTTACATTGGAGCCGAAAGAGCGGCTGGATAAAGGGGATGACTGGAACGGTAGTGTGCTCAGCATCTATCTTCATGCCGGAACGCATGTGGATGCACCGTGGCATCATTTGAATAACGGTAAGGGGATCGATGCCATTCCGATTGAAGATTTTATCTACCGGAAGCCGCTGCTGATCGATTGCCCCCTTGGACCGGGAGGATTCATTACGGTTGAAATGCTGGAGGAATATGAGGGGCTGGATGAAGCGGATATTCTGATCTTTAACACCGGGTATTGGAAGTTCCGGGATACAGATTTTGAGACCTATGCAAACAACTCTCCGGCCGTTTCACCGGAAGCTGCTGTATACATACGGACGAAGCTCCCTAACTGCAAGGCCGTGGCTATTGATACTTTGAGCATCGAAAATTTACAGGATGCCAAGGGCAACGGCTATTTTGTCCACCATGCCTTTCTGGATCATGAAAAGTATGCCGAGCCGACGATGCTGATCTATGAAGACATCAATCCTGCGCCGCTGGAAGGCAAAAAACTCATTTCTGCATTCACCGCACCGCTCCGGATCAAAAACCGCGATGCTTCGATTGTGAATGTGATTGTTGAGGTGGAGGAGTAA
- a CDS encoding glycosyl hydrolase family 8, which produces MRNLLGELGYTDEEIRQKLDNTWNELFYGATDVRIYHPMGDDKGYMVDTGNNDVRSEGMSYGMMMAVQMDKKEEFDRLWNYAKEFMQHKEGRYKDYFAWHCKLDGTRLSQGPAPDGEEFFAMALFFASSRWGEGPGPFNYAGQAAAILRACLHQGERGGDPMWEPSNKLIKFVPESPFSDPSYHLPHFYELFALRADEEDRSFWAEAAAASRAYLHKACHPVTGLSPEYANYDGTPAEPQPHGDFRHFYSDAYRVAANIALDYEWFRKDPWQVEQCNRIQRFFRNIEVSDYRRYTIAGEAFEEPALHPVGLLATLAMASLAADGPDAGHFVRLFWNTPLRTGERRYYDNCLYFFSLLALSGNYRMYG; this is translated from the coding sequence ATGCGGAATCTTTTGGGCGAGCTGGGGTATACGGATGAGGAAATCCGGCAGAAGCTAGATAACACCTGGAATGAACTGTTCTACGGAGCAACGGATGTCCGGATTTACCATCCCATGGGTGATGACAAAGGTTATATGGTGGATACAGGCAATAACGATGTGCGTTCAGAGGGCATGTCCTACGGAATGATGATGGCGGTTCAAATGGATAAAAAAGAAGAATTCGACCGGCTGTGGAACTACGCCAAGGAATTTATGCAGCATAAAGAAGGCCGGTACAAGGATTATTTTGCCTGGCACTGCAAGCTTGACGGCACACGGCTGTCGCAGGGCCCTGCACCGGATGGCGAGGAGTTTTTTGCGATGGCACTGTTCTTTGCTTCCAGCCGCTGGGGTGAGGGGCCGGGGCCCTTTAATTATGCCGGGCAGGCGGCTGCGATTCTGCGGGCCTGTCTCCATCAGGGAGAGCGCGGAGGCGATCCCATGTGGGAACCGTCCAATAAGCTGATCAAATTCGTGCCCGAGTCTCCTTTCAGCGATCCCTCTTACCATCTCCCCCACTTTTATGAGCTGTTCGCGCTGCGGGCGGATGAAGAGGACAGAAGCTTCTGGGCTGAAGCTGCGGCAGCCAGCCGGGCTTATCTGCATAAAGCCTGTCACCCGGTAACCGGCCTCTCTCCGGAGTATGCCAATTATGACGGGACACCGGCTGAGCCTCAGCCGCATGGAGATTTCCGCCATTTCTACAGTGATGCCTACCGTGTGGCGGCCAATATTGCGCTCGATTACGAATGGTTCCGCAAGGACCCGTGGCAGGTGGAGCAGTGCAACCGGATCCAGAGATTTTTCCGGAATATTGAGGTGTCGGATTACCGCCGGTATACCATTGCCGGTGAAGCATTTGAAGAGCCGGCTTTGCACCCTGTCGGTCTGCTGGCTACACTTGCCATGGCTTCGCTGGCTGCAGACGGTCCGGATGCCGGGCACTTCGTAAGGCTGTTCTGGAATACTCCGCTGCGCACCGGCGAACGCCGGTATTACGACAACTGCCTGTACTTCTTCAGCCTGCTGGCGTTGAGCGGGAACTATCGGATGTATGGATGA
- a CDS encoding alpha-mannosidase — MFWTEEKLGARIKELEVYRYREAIRLEEWQGWEDAEGANGEYPQLGEGGKAYRLGDYWTGRDAYLWLHHKILIPADWQGRKIVGRFDFGRTGGGNNSGFESLLFLNGKPYQGVDSNHQEVFLEEETAGQTVDFTFRLWSGLEGGGLPVPQEHRLKVAELACLDEAADDLYYTGRAVLGVSKQLPENQPLKQELLTALNQAFNQLDWSKPGSAVFYASVAEADELLRSRLGEMKQEHPVTVTAVGHTHIDVAWLWRLTHTREKSARSFSTVLRLMKQFPEYIFLQTQPQLYEYIKHDYPEIYAEIAERVEEGRWEAGGAMWLEADCNLTSGESLVRQILYGTKFFRDEFGVECKYLWLPDVFGYSWALPQILRKSGIDTFMTTKISWSQFNRLPHDTFRWRGIDGSEVLTHFITTPEGPESSAWYYTYNGLIEPFSVQGIWDQYRDKNLNRELLLSYGYGDGGGGVNREMLEMRRRLDSIPGVPNVKTGRADEYFERLNERISRTDEYVHTWDGELYLEYHRGTYTSQAYNKRMNRKLELLYREAEWLQVLLAAESGGFTQYPAQELYEGWKIILRNQFHDIIPGSSIREVYEDARNEYAEAERLGLQAADAAVAGLVSAAGGGEDTKEYTVFNGASFNRAGLVSVACRDQAAKEWRDSSGAVLPSQRMGEEWLIEVPPVPMMGTAGITAAAAETNGQAVPFTWQDSVLATPFYILEWNESGQLTRIYDHSAEREVLAEGERGNVFQVFEDKPKMFDAWDIDLFYQEKMREITDLQSVELIACGPLAAVLEFTWRYMDSTIIQKIKVYAASRRIDFETRADWHEQHQLLKTAFPVAVRSTEATYDIQFGNVKRPTHWNTSWDYARFESVGHQWADLSERGYGVSLLNDCKYGYDIKDNVMRLSLIKSATAPDWNADQGEHLFTYALLPHIGDWVAGGTVEEAWALNNPLRAVQGKTSGNEGKSLITVNQSNIAIDAVKLSEQGDGFIVRLHEFTGSRSTVSLGSHYNLDSWQLCDMMERPLEEARQGRECSHEFKPYEICTFLVKFTSQQ; from the coding sequence ATGTTTTGGACTGAGGAGAAGCTGGGCGCACGTATTAAAGAACTGGAAGTATATCGTTACCGGGAAGCTATCCGTCTTGAAGAGTGGCAGGGCTGGGAGGATGCCGAAGGTGCTAACGGGGAGTATCCGCAGTTGGGGGAGGGCGGTAAGGCTTACCGTCTGGGAGATTACTGGACTGGGCGTGACGCTTATTTATGGCTGCACCATAAAATTCTGATTCCTGCGGACTGGCAGGGCAGAAAGATTGTCGGACGTTTTGACTTTGGCCGGACCGGGGGCGGTAATAACAGCGGATTCGAGTCTCTGCTGTTCCTGAACGGCAAGCCGTACCAGGGTGTGGACTCCAACCACCAGGAAGTCTTTCTGGAGGAGGAGACAGCCGGACAGACGGTGGACTTCACATTCCGTCTTTGGTCCGGACTGGAGGGCGGCGGCCTGCCGGTCCCTCAGGAGCACCGGCTGAAAGTAGCAGAGCTGGCCTGTCTGGATGAGGCTGCTGACGATCTCTATTACACCGGGCGCGCTGTCCTCGGAGTCAGTAAGCAGCTGCCGGAGAATCAGCCGCTGAAGCAGGAGCTGCTGACAGCACTCAATCAGGCATTTAACCAGCTGGACTGGTCGAAGCCCGGCAGCGCTGTTTTTTATGCTTCTGTAGCCGAGGCTGACGAGCTTTTGCGTTCCCGCCTCGGTGAAATGAAGCAGGAGCATCCTGTAACCGTTACCGCAGTCGGGCACACACATATTGATGTGGCCTGGCTGTGGCGGCTGACCCACACGAGGGAAAAATCAGCCCGTTCCTTCTCCACAGTGCTGCGGCTGATGAAGCAGTTCCCGGAATATATTTTTCTGCAGACCCAGCCGCAGCTGTATGAGTATATTAAGCACGATTATCCGGAAATCTACGCTGAAATCGCAGAACGTGTAGAAGAGGGCCGATGGGAAGCCGGCGGTGCAATGTGGCTCGAAGCGGACTGCAACCTGACCAGCGGGGAGTCACTTGTCCGCCAGATTTTGTACGGCACCAAGTTCTTCCGTGACGAGTTTGGCGTGGAATGCAAATATCTGTGGCTGCCGGATGTGTTCGGCTACAGCTGGGCACTGCCGCAGATTTTGCGGAAATCAGGGATTGATACCTTTATGACGACCAAAATCAGCTGGAGCCAGTTCAACCGGCTGCCGCATGATACGTTCCGGTGGAGAGGGATTGACGGCAGCGAGGTGCTGACCCACTTCATAACGACTCCGGAGGGACCTGAATCCAGCGCCTGGTATTATACGTACAATGGCCTGATTGAGCCTTTTTCTGTCCAGGGAATTTGGGACCAGTACAGGGACAAAAATCTGAACCGTGAGCTGCTGCTGTCCTACGGCTACGGTGACGGCGGCGGCGGGGTCAACCGGGAGATGCTTGAAATGCGCCGCCGTCTGGACAGTATCCCGGGGGTGCCTAACGTGAAGACAGGGCGGGCTGATGAATATTTTGAACGGTTAAACGAGAGGATCAGCCGCACGGATGAATATGTCCACACCTGGGACGGGGAGCTGTATCTGGAATATCACAGGGGGACTTATACGAGCCAGGCCTACAACAAACGGATGAACCGGAAGCTGGAGCTGCTGTACCGTGAAGCCGAATGGCTCCAGGTGCTGCTGGCCGCTGAGTCCGGGGGCTTTACACAATATCCGGCGCAGGAGCTGTACGAAGGCTGGAAAATCATCCTGCGCAACCAGTTCCATGATATTATTCCGGGCTCCTCTATCCGGGAGGTGTATGAGGATGCACGGAACGAATATGCGGAAGCGGAGCGGCTGGGCTTACAGGCTGCGGATGCTGCTGTTGCTGGACTTGTTAGTGCCGCCGGCGGCGGTGAGGATACAAAAGAATACACAGTATTCAACGGGGCTTCTTTTAACCGGGCAGGATTGGTATCTGTGGCCTGCAGGGATCAGGCAGCGAAGGAATGGAGAGACAGCAGCGGGGCAGTTCTTCCATCCCAGCGAATGGGGGAAGAGTGGCTTATTGAAGTGCCTCCGGTTCCGATGATGGGGACGGCAGGAATTACAGCTGCAGCTGCAGAAACAAACGGGCAGGCTGTTCCGTTTACTTGGCAGGATTCGGTACTGGCCACACCTTTTTATATACTCGAATGGAATGAATCCGGACAACTCACACGTATTTATGATCATTCCGCAGAGCGTGAGGTATTGGCAGAAGGTGAGCGCGGCAACGTCTTCCAGGTTTTTGAGGATAAACCGAAGATGTTCGATGCCTGGGATATTGATCTGTTTTATCAGGAGAAAATGCGCGAAATAACAGATCTTCAATCCGTGGAGCTGATTGCATGCGGTCCTTTGGCTGCGGTACTGGAGTTCACATGGCGGTATATGGATTCCACGATCATTCAAAAGATAAAGGTATACGCCGCAAGCCGCCGGATTGATTTTGAGACCCGGGCCGACTGGCATGAACAGCATCAGCTGCTGAAGACAGCTTTTCCAGTGGCAGTGAGATCAACGGAAGCTACCTATGATATCCAGTTCGGGAATGTAAAACGTCCTACGCACTGGAATACCAGCTGGGATTATGCGCGGTTTGAGAGCGTCGGTCACCAGTGGGCGGATTTATCGGAGCGCGGATATGGGGTGAGCCTGCTTAACGACTGCAAATACGGCTACGATATCAAGGATAATGTCATGCGTTTATCGCTGATCAAATCCGCAACTGCACCGGACTGGAATGCCGATCAGGGAGAACATCTGTTTACTTACGCCCTGCTGCCGCATATTGGAGATTGGGTCGCCGGAGGTACTGTCGAGGAAGCCTGGGCACTTAATAATCCCCTCCGTGCGGTACAGGGCAAAACCTCCGGTAATGAAGGCAAATCACTGATTACGGTTAACCAGTCCAATATCGCCATAGATGCGGTCAAATTGTCTGAACAGGGAGACGGCTTCATCGTCCGGCTGCATGAATTCACGGGAAGCCGCAGCACAGTCAGTCTGGGCAGTCATTATAACCTGGATTCCTGGCAGCTGTGCGATATGATGGAGCGTCCGCTGGAAGAAGCCCGTCAGGGGAGAGAGTGTAGTCATGAATTTAAACCGTATGAAATCTGCACTTTTTTGGTTAAATTCACCAGTCAACAATAA
- a CDS encoding glycoside hydrolase family 1 protein, translated as MTIKFPEGFMWGGAVAANQCEGAYNEDGKGWSTQDVAPQGIKGPVTEVPTEDNMKLVGIDFYHRYKEDIRLFAEMGFKVFRTSIAWSRIFPKGDELEPNEKGLQFYDDLFDECHKYGIEPLVTISHYETPLHLSKHYNGWVNRELVGFYERYARTLFTRYKDKVKYWLTFNEINSILHEPFMSGGIYTPKDQLSKQDLYQAVHHEFVASALAVKIGHEIHPDFKIGCMVLSMPTYPLTPNPDDVIAAMESEHLNYFFADVHARGTYPGYMKRFFRERGIEIHMEPGDEDILKHTVDFISFSYYVSMCETADDSKRTANEGNLFSGVANPYLEASEWGWQIDPQGLRYVLNMFYDRYQKPLFIVENGLGAKDELITGEDGVPTVNDDYRIQYLNDHLVQVSEAIEDGIDVMGYTTWGCIDLVSASTAQLSKRYGFIYVDRHDDNTGTLERYRKKSFHWYKEVIATNGQSLKR; from the coding sequence ATGACCATTAAGTTTCCTGAAGGCTTCATGTGGGGCGGCGCAGTAGCGGCTAACCAGTGTGAAGGTGCATATAATGAAGACGGCAAAGGCTGGTCCACCCAGGACGTTGCTCCGCAAGGCATTAAAGGTCCGGTTACAGAGGTGCCGACGGAAGATAATATGAAGCTGGTCGGGATTGATTTTTACCACCGGTACAAAGAAGATATCAGGCTCTTCGCCGAAATGGGCTTCAAAGTCTTCCGTACCTCTATTGCCTGGTCGCGGATTTTTCCGAAAGGAGACGAGCTGGAGCCGAATGAAAAAGGCCTGCAGTTCTATGACGACCTGTTCGACGAATGCCATAAATACGGGATTGAGCCGCTCGTAACCATTTCCCACTATGAAACACCGCTGCATTTGTCCAAGCATTATAACGGCTGGGTTAACCGTGAGCTGGTCGGCTTCTATGAGCGTTATGCCAGAACACTGTTCACAAGATATAAGGATAAGGTCAAATACTGGCTGACTTTCAATGAGATCAACTCCATTCTGCATGAACCGTTCATGAGCGGCGGGATTTATACCCCTAAGGATCAGCTCAGCAAACAGGATCTGTACCAGGCGGTTCACCATGAGTTTGTGGCCAGTGCTCTGGCGGTCAAGATCGGACATGAGATTCATCCGGATTTTAAAATAGGCTGTATGGTGCTCAGCATGCCGACTTATCCGCTCACTCCGAATCCCGATGACGTGATTGCGGCGATGGAGTCCGAGCATTTGAACTACTTTTTTGCCGATGTCCATGCCAGAGGAACTTACCCTGGATACATGAAACGCTTCTTCAGAGAACGCGGCATTGAAATTCATATGGAGCCTGGTGACGAAGACATCCTGAAGCACACTGTAGACTTCATCTCCTTCAGCTATTATGTGAGCATGTGTGAGACGGCAGACGATTCCAAACGCACAGCAAATGAAGGCAATCTGTTCAGCGGTGTGGCAAATCCGTATCTTGAGGCCAGTGAATGGGGCTGGCAGATTGACCCTCAGGGCCTGCGTTATGTGCTGAATATGTTTTATGACCGTTACCAGAAGCCGCTGTTTATCGTTGAAAATGGACTTGGCGCCAAGGATGAGCTGATCACAGGTGAAGACGGCGTGCCGACTGTAAATGATGATTACCGTATCCAGTATCTAAATGATCACCTCGTTCAGGTCAGCGAAGCTATCGAGGACGGAATCGATGTCATGGGCTACACCACCTGGGGCTGTATCGATCTTGTAAGTGCCTCTACTGCACAGCTAAGCAAACGTTACGGCTTCATTTATGTCGACCGCCATGATGACAATACAGGCACACTCGAGCGTTACCGCAAAAAATCCTTCCACTGGTACAAGGAAGTGATCGCTACCAATGGACAAAGCCTCAAGCGTTAA
- the tlp gene encoding small acid-soluble spore protein Tlp — protein MAKPDNRADNVEHLQQSIQNTQQNLHEAEEYLNEFSSEISSREREEIEDKNERRKRSIEGFRAEVKDEAAHSRES, from the coding sequence ATGGCTAAACCGGATAACCGGGCAGATAACGTGGAGCATTTGCAGCAAAGCATCCAGAACACCCAGCAAAACTTGCATGAGGCAGAGGAATATTTGAATGAATTTTCCTCTGAAATCAGCAGCCGCGAGCGGGAAGAAATCGAAGATAAGAACGAACGCCGCAAGCGCAGCATCGAAGGCTTCCGTGCGGAAGTCAAAGACGAAGCGGCTCATTCCCGGGAAAGCTGA
- a CDS encoding LacI family DNA-binding transcriptional regulator: protein MSNLDQIAKLSGFSKATVSRVLNHSPHVSRATRDKITAIMKELDYVPNGNAVSLSTGQTLQIGMVTEGINAVMLPFLNSFVETASRNGYQTIIYTSGGDPGKELQAFEDLRRKRVDALVISTCVNDQELLGSYTKYGPIVSWQRIEHSQIATVAMNQYDGYLLALEHVIAQGRKRIANAFGRERSINTLSRVQAYQDTISKYNLQDGPGWSKRGVFSIRDGEQMLRDMWASREEHPDAILCANDMVAAGVLSEARRQGIKVPEELAVVGFDNTELAHTLGITSVHNPIEAQARNAFNLLQGRLHNTGADLQELQYCLVSRETT from the coding sequence ATGTCAAATCTTGATCAGATCGCCAAGCTGTCGGGGTTTTCAAAGGCAACGGTATCCAGAGTACTGAATCATTCCCCGCATGTGAGCAGGGCGACAAGAGATAAAATCACAGCCATTATGAAAGAACTGGATTATGTACCAAACGGGAATGCCGTTTCATTGTCCACGGGACAGACCCTGCAGATCGGCATGGTGACAGAGGGCATTAACGCAGTGATGCTGCCTTTTTTGAACAGCTTTGTGGAAACGGCCAGCCGGAACGGCTACCAGACCATCATCTATACCTCAGGCGGAGATCCCGGGAAGGAGCTGCAGGCCTTTGAGGATTTGCGCAGAAAAAGAGTCGACGCACTCGTCATCAGCACCTGCGTGAATGATCAGGAGCTGCTGGGCTCATATACAAAGTACGGTCCTATTGTCTCCTGGCAGCGGATAGAGCATTCACAGATCGCTACGGTTGCCATGAATCAATATGACGGTTACCTGCTGGCACTGGAGCATGTCATTGCACAAGGGCGTAAGCGGATTGCCAATGCCTTCGGCAGGGAGCGCAGCATTAATACCTTGAGCCGGGTACAAGCTTATCAGGATACGATTTCAAAATATAACCTGCAGGACGGGCCGGGGTGGTCGAAGAGAGGAGTTTTTTCAATCCGTGACGGAGAACAGATGCTCCGTGACATGTGGGCTAGCAGGGAAGAACACCCAGATGCCATACTCTGTGCGAATGATATGGTGGCGGCCGGGGTTCTCAGCGAAGCACGCAGGCAGGGAATTAAAGTTCCGGAGGAGCTGGCTGTCGTCGGTTTTGACAATACGGAGCTGGCACATACTCTGGGGATTACCTCCGTGCATAATCCGATTGAGGCCCAGGCGCGCAATGCTTTTAATCTCCTGCAGGGGAGACTGCACAATACGGGGGCGGATCTGCAGGAGCTGCAGTACTGTCTGGTCTCAAGAGAAACAACCTGA